A segment of the Solanum lycopersicum chromosome 9, SLM_r2.1 genome:
CCAGCAACTTAGTTTGAGAAAtaaattctaattattattattattaatttttttaaatcataagtGTTAAAAGAATATGCTCaacattgatatattttttagataaaacaaaaaatataggCTTGTTGATCTGTGGCTTAGCCGCCACATGTAtcccaaaatttatttattgttttaatagTTCATCAACTAAAGAGCACCTTTTAGAAGGATTCACAGTAGGGAACGTGGAAACAAGCACAAACAAAAATTCATTCCTTGATATCCTTTCACGCATGACTTAGATGCAACCGTtaaatcttttcaaaaaaatattatcacgCAAAagttgcacatacatatatttttatattgtatataaagATGAAGTGTGGCTCTCATATCAATTGTTAGAAAATAGCATACACAGCGGAAGCATTCCAAAATCATACATCTCGcatgaatataaataacaatcacAATAAGTCATCACATATAAAGTATGCTGAAAATTAACTCAGAATTACCTCTTGAAACGTGTGCAGATATCTTGAAGCAAATTCAACTCCAGCTCTACAGTCTTTTACATTGATCCCAATTAACAATtgaactctctcaatacttgggtgggCAAGTACTGTATAGAATACTGAGTTCCTTTTCTAGGTTAGAAgaatccctatttatagagatgtcttcctagttcaaagaggagaagaaaagcaaatcttttttcttcaaaaaaaacttgaaaCACATGTTcttctttgaagaaaaaaatacgCCACTTTTCTATCTTCTATTAGAAAAATAAGATTGtgagttctagttaaattgGGCACTGAAGGGACCATAGAATTTAATTACTGAGGCTCCCTATTATGgtaataattctaaataattaatttgaattattcataccataataaattacaaatcattccactaaaaattcgtaattgcattctattatttagatattcaccattaaaaacatatataatcatCCATGTTAAGATTACCgatactaataaataaattaaattactgattaatttaattcaatgattaaCTTTTTATAGAGCAATACTTAATTTATTTCATGTGCCAGATTCATAAATTTACCGGTCGGGTTTACTCATGAAAACGTATAAGCTTCTCATAAAAGGTGTATCATCAATATCTATAACGAGACACggattccatcaactaactgattatttcaccaatatatatcattatCATCCAATCTATCAGGCATATTGACTCATCTCAGAATCTCAcctttaataaatcaaaatgataattaatatatacagatcataatcgttatatcaagattaagaatataattacatttaatagtttagtgaatatgtttttttattagtCAGTCTACAACAACTATCTCTGCTTGGTCTTgttcaatacataccaaaaagcactagcacgagaagttagaactatgtcattctcataatcaagataaattacatttaatctAGTGCTATAATCTTTCTAATGGTTTTGTCCAAATTTTCATCTATGATtgtgaactataaattttaacttataagaaTCTATGATTTAATCTGCTGTGTATAAGCTTAAACTCTATACactaaatcatctactatataagttaagaacacatatatgacaattgatctatttaatgtaacacattattgaattgaataaacaaataaacaattgTTCAATATTAATACTATCGCAAAACGCATGATTAATGGTATATCCTAACATTAACATATACctatttaatttaaactttatagggacaaaagagaagataaCAATAGTAGGCTAGCATCATTACCTAATAATAAAATGTGGAAGTCAAATTTATACTTTGATACCAAACCTAAAAATGCTTTAATGCAAACTCCAAgtcaaaataatacaaaatttgtaCACCATCTCTATCAAGCTACCTACACTACACTTGATCAAAGTTCCAAAGACCCTCCTCAAAATCTATATCTATCTCAAGATTATCATTGTTGCTAGTAGTAGTACAAGAAGAGTAAACCCCAGATGAAATAACATCGGGCGAGGTCATACGGCTGCCGGAGGCTTCAAATGTTGCTGGAGTGAGATGATCATGATCATGATCATTGGGAAGAAAATAATCAGAGCTTGATGATTGAATTTGATCTTCAATTTTAGGATAGAATCTGAAAACTACTTCCTCCTTTGTTTCCTGTTTTATTGATGGAAATGTATGATTTTGATCAAAACTAATATAATTAGAATTTCCATCAATTTGAGAATCCAATATTATTTGTGAAACTCTAGGAAAAGCTTTGCAAGTGTGATGTCCATAGTATGTTGTTCTAAATCTTTGTGGGTTGTCTTGGATTTTCTGTACTTGTTTGCTTGCTTGACATTTCTGATCATATTTATGTGTGCACCTAAAGTAGTGCCTGCATACacattcattttattataattattataaatagatatataaaaacaaatataaaatatatggatTAACTGTACATCTATCACATCAACTCtatcattattaaaaaattcatacctTGGATAAGTAGAATTAAGGATCTGTTTTTGTCCATATTTTCTCCAAGCATGACCATCATCCACCAAATCTGAGGATTCCTTTATGTCTGATTCTGAAGTTTTCCtgtatattttccaaaacatcTATCAGAAAATTGTTTCTAAAAGAGcacaagttaattattttagggTTCGTTTGATTGGAAACAAATTAtcctaaaattatttatctCGTAAAGAGTTATCTTGACTAAGTTATTTCACCATATACTTACTTCATCAATGACGTAAAAATGAtgagataaatataattttaggtCTGCCTTTACCCCAACCAAGCACAATGGTACTTTACACACCCTAGAGAGCTCTAtgattattgtaatttaatgaGTAGTACAATTAACTATATAAGAAATAGATAACCCCAAGGCCCTCATCATGAATTCAGTATGAACAAATCTTAATCAATCTAATTATCACCAATGCTTTGTAGGGACCAACCAACAAAAAAGTACTTCAACCATTTGTTGAAGGACAAAATTGTCAATAACCAATCAACGACCGACCAAACTTGGCAATAATTATTAAACTAAAAGAGAACCAACCAATTACCAATCAAAACTTGTGACCACAAACGTGACAAAGACTAAAATACCCTCCATGAAAAATTAGTAAGTAATGAAATTAATGAATCACCTTCTCTTGTAGCATCCTCTTCGATCTGAACTCTTGCAACTTCCACTAGAATAATCTTCCGGCGACTTGACCTCCACCGCCGTAGCGACGACGACATCAGAATTGTTTATAACGGAGAGAGTCTCAGAAAATGAATCCAGAATTTTGGCAACTAAATCCTCAGCCATAATGTTTTCAACTTCACCACCAGATATTTTAATAATCTGTTTTAGTCGTCGAGTAAATTCTCGACCACGAATTAAACCTTCTATTGCTCTATTTAGATCAGACGATGAGTTATCCATATGTGTATTTTGATAATTGTTTAGTAACAAGTAGAAAGATGaggggatatatatatatatggagaaAAGTTGGAAGTGGTGAATTCTTAGTAAATTAATGGAAGCTTACAAGGAAAATTCTCCTTTACCTTAGCTTGTGGAAAAAATGACCCCCACGCGCACTAGTCGAATCTTTTGCTTTCCTCTCAAGTGATAATGACAATTATCGGTAAGGTTCATAAACAATTTTGATGtgcataaatattatattaaaagaaatgataaagttaaaatttatatgaGATCAAGTACAATTTTATAAATCGGAATGAGAGTCTAGTGAAGCTTTATTGGGGATTTCAATGATGTTATGGCTGTTGCATTTTACGCAAAGATGAAATtagaaatttgataaaaaaatatatatattttacttttaaaattatgttaagcatatataaaattaaatatatatttataataattaatatttaatcttTATTTGTACATCACATAATTTTCGGGCAAAACATATACATCGAACCATCCTTCGCCTAAGATGACTTTGTCCCTTGTTTAGAGCCATTagcaatttgatgaataattgatACTTGAAGTTTAAAAGTATAAAAGTAATTTTGCCATATTGcttgaaattataatatttgcttataaattaaaaaaaaaataagttattcaTAGATGaccaaattaatttaaaattttaattaataagaaaGCTTTACTCGAATTCTAACGTATTAAGATGAATAGATGTTGGTAATGCATATTACCCTTCTctttgatgaattttttattgaaaatcagtaattttaagagaaaaaataaaaggacaaaaggattatttgaaaaatccaaaaattagttaattttaatCGATATAGTTATTTTCCAGGAAATTAGTAGAAAAGAATGAATGTGATTGCATTAATTTGGAACGCGCTACAAAGAGCGTCAACATACTTTTAGACGTTAACTGATGACGTTTCTCAATGTTGTCACCCTAGTATCGTCATCCACGTGCCACCTGGCAAGATTAAATGTGAATTTCTGTTAATACTTAATTAAAGTCCAattggtttatttatttaattttaatcatatttgcAAGTGGTAGTCCTTATCCCTTGGGGATTACAGATAGACAAAAGTTTTCATTCAAATGACAAAAATGACCTTTCTTGTATCAAACAAATTTCAAGTAATTATGTAAAACCATAAATAAGACAAACTAGTGTTTGTTGAATATGTACACATGATCATCATCAATCTCTATAATCAAAAAACagtttttaatgtttataaaataaatggatTACATCCTCTAAAACcgggaaatttatttttttttaaaaattagtaggTAACTACTATAAGTAAAGTAGAGTAGGTGGATTAT
Coding sequences within it:
- the WRKY81 gene encoding WRKY transcription factor 81, with the translated sequence MDNSSSDLNRAIEGLIRGREFTRRLKQIIKISGGEVENIMAEDLVAKILDSFSETLSVINNSDVVVATAVEVKSPEDYSSGSCKSSDRRGCYKRRKTSESDIKESSDLVDDGHAWRKYGQKQILNSTYPRHYFRCTHKYDQKCQASKQVQKIQDNPQRFRTTYYGHHTCKAFPRVSQIILDSQIDGNSNYISFDQNHTFPSIKQETKEEVVFRFYPKIEDQIQSSSSDYFLPNDHDHDHLTPATFEASGSRMTSPDVISSGVYSSCTTTSNNDNLEIDIDFEEGLWNFDQV